In Sander lucioperca isolate FBNREF2018 chromosome 12, SLUC_FBN_1.2, whole genome shotgun sequence, one DNA window encodes the following:
- the oard1 gene encoding ADP-ribose glycohydrolase OARD1 isoform X1 — protein sequence MSRLLPTCFRVTSLLSYQRASRNYFYLGLKTVTCSQVFAAEDSGRLNYVTGSLFSCPKDEALAHCISEDCRMGAGIAVMFKKEFKGVEELKEQKKLTGECAVLQRDGRYVYYLITKKKASQKPTYDSLRQSLEDMKSHCAANGVTRISMPRIGCGLDRLQWSKVSEILEQVFKHTDISITVYSLPERAETTVMKENKRR from the exons ATGTCGAGGTTGCTTCCTACCTGCTTCAGAGTGACTAGTCTACTGAGCTATCAAAGAGCATCCCGAAACTACTTTTATTTAGGATTAAAAACGGTCACCTGCAGTCAAGTGTTT GCTGCAGAAGACAGCGGGAGACTGAATTATGTCACTGGGAGCCTGTTCTCCTGCCCCAAGGATGAGGCTTTGGCCCACTGCATCAGTGAGGACTGCCGCATGGGGGCAGGCATAGCAGTGATGTTCAAGAAGGAGTTCAAAGGGGTAGAGGAGTTAAAGGAACAGA AAAAGCTGACAGGAGAATGTGCTGTACTACAAAGAGACGGGCGTTATGTCTACTATCTG ATCACAAAGAAAAAGGCCAGCCAAAAGCCCACCTATGACAGCCTGAGACAGAGCCTGGAGGACATGAAGTCACACTGTGCAGCCAACGGAGTAACAAGAATATCAATGCCTCG TATTGGTTGTGGCCTGGATCGACTGCAGTGGAGCAAAGTGTCAGAGATACTGGAACAGGTcttcaaacacacagacatctcCATCACAGTCTACAGCCTCCCTGAGAGAGCAGAGACCACAGTGATGAAGGAAAACAAGCGCAGATGA
- the oard1 gene encoding ADP-ribose glycohydrolase OARD1 isoform X2, with amino-acid sequence MSSEIEKPVNTDNFKAAEDSGRLNYVTGSLFSCPKDEALAHCISEDCRMGAGIAVMFKKEFKGVEELKEQKKLTGECAVLQRDGRYVYYLITKKKASQKPTYDSLRQSLEDMKSHCAANGVTRISMPRIGCGLDRLQWSKVSEILEQVFKHTDISITVYSLPERAETTVMKENKRR; translated from the exons ATGTCGTCTGAAATTGAGAAACCAGTCAACACTGACAACTTTAAG GCTGCAGAAGACAGCGGGAGACTGAATTATGTCACTGGGAGCCTGTTCTCCTGCCCCAAGGATGAGGCTTTGGCCCACTGCATCAGTGAGGACTGCCGCATGGGGGCAGGCATAGCAGTGATGTTCAAGAAGGAGTTCAAAGGGGTAGAGGAGTTAAAGGAACAGA AAAAGCTGACAGGAGAATGTGCTGTACTACAAAGAGACGGGCGTTATGTCTACTATCTG ATCACAAAGAAAAAGGCCAGCCAAAAGCCCACCTATGACAGCCTGAGACAGAGCCTGGAGGACATGAAGTCACACTGTGCAGCCAACGGAGTAACAAGAATATCAATGCCTCG TATTGGTTGTGGCCTGGATCGACTGCAGTGGAGCAAAGTGTCAGAGATACTGGAACAGGTcttcaaacacacagacatctcCATCACAGTCTACAGCCTCCCTGAGAGAGCAGAGACCACAGTGATGAAGGAAAACAAGCGCAGATGA